In the Pseudochaenichthys georgianus chromosome 1, fPseGeo1.2, whole genome shotgun sequence genome, one interval contains:
- the LOC117446112 gene encoding ATP-sensitive inward rectifier potassium channel 12-like, translated as MVGTARPNLHYCPRRHSLMITGAMGAVRVNRYSIVATDEDVLKISSLGLHNGHSPLNQQILSGTCMRGEEGGGECPGGNEGRGALSLRVTNEPSIHSSCRASPSCHLGLDLGSGRLRSRFVKKNGQCNVVFNNMEGKPRRYLADIFTTCVDIRWRYLLLIFTTTFLLSWLLFGVVFWGVALIHGDFNLHIPLEEGDTQSNGEGEWRPCILHIQGFIGAFLFSIETQTTIGYGFRCVTEECPVAVVTVVVQSIVGCIIDSFMIGTIMAKMVRPKKRAQTLLFSHYAVIAMRDGKLCLMWRLGNMRKSHIVEAHVRAQLIRPHVTAEGEYLPLEQTDIDVGYDDGLDRLFLVSPLVVVHEINEHSPLYNMSRADLLKEEFEIVVILEGMVEATAMTTQARSSYLSKEVLWGHRFEPVVFEKGARYHVDYSRFHKSYEVPSTPHCSAKELSQMKGRGGQSSSSSSSYSRSPSPFTKRAARHLMGPHSPSAFCYENEVALCCGDDEDEENVKEEAGSLNIRSEREDIHLGFKETFVEEQKVEMLCVLDTENQISFDRLQPTLPLYISRESGV; from the exons ATGGTTGGAACTGCCCGCCCCAACCTACATTACTGCCCTCGCAGACACAGCCTGATGATCACCGGTGCCATGGGAGCGGTGCGGGTAAATAG ATACAGCATCGTTGCCACAGATGAAGATGTCCTAAAGATCTCCAGCCTGGGCCTCCACAATGGCCACAGTCCTCTGAATCAACAGATACTGTCTGGAACCTGTATGCGGGGtgaggaaggaggaggagagtgTCCAGGAGGCAACGAGGGAAGAGGAGCTTTGTCTTTGAGAGTGACAAATGAGCCCAGCATCCACAGCAGCTGCCGAGCTTCACCTTCATGTCATCTCGGTCTTGATCTGGGCTCTGGCCGCCTGCGCAGCCGCTTTGTGAAGAAGAACGGCCAGTGCAATGTGGTATTCAACAACATGGAGGGTAAGCCACGACGATACCTGGCTGACATTTTCACTACCTGTGTGGACATACGCTGGCGTTATCTTCTGCTCATTTTCACTACCACTTTCCTTCTTTCTTGGCTGTTGTTTGGCGTGGTTTTCTGGGGAGTGGCACTAATTCATGGAGACTTTAATCTTCATATTCCTTTGGAGGAAGGGGATACTCAAAGCAATGGAGAAGGCGAATGGCGGCCATGTATTCTCCACATCCAGGGGTTCATTGGAGCATTCCTATTCTCGATAGAGACTCAGACCACCATTGGATATGGTTTCCGATGTGTCACTGAAGAGTGCCCAGTTGCTGTTGTGACCGTTGTGGTCCAGTCGATTGTGGGCTGCATTATTGACTCTTTCATGATTGGCACCATCATGGCAAAGATGGTGCGGCCCAAGAAGCGGGCACAGACCTTGCTGTTTTCGCATTATGCCGTCATTGCTATGAGAGACGGTAAGCTGTGCCTCATGTGGCGCCTGGGGAACATGCGCAAGAGCCACATTGTCGAAGCACATGTGCGTGCTCAGCTCATTAGGCCACACGTAACGGCAGAGGGCGAGTATCTCCCTTTGGAACAAACAGACATTGATGTTGGCTATGATGACGGGCTGGATCGGCTGTTCCTGGTATCGCCACTGGTTGTGGTCCACGAGATCAATGAGCACAGTCCTCTGTATAACATGAGCCGCGCCGACTTGCTCAAGGAAGAGTTTGAGATTGTGGTCATCCTGGAGGGGATGGTGGAGGCCACAGCTATGACCACACAAGCCCGGAGCTCCTACTTGTCCAAGGAGGTCCTGTGGGGTCACCGCTTTGAGCCTGTGGTATTTGAGAAGGGTGCGCGCTACCATGTGGACTATTCCCGTTTTCATAAGTCCTACGAAGTGCCATCTACGCCTCACTGCAGTGCCAAGGAACTGAGTCAGATGAAGGGCCGTGGCGGGCAATCCTCATCCTCCAGCTCGAGTTACTCCAGGTCTCCATCACCATTTACAAAGAGGGCAGCCCGCCACCTCATGGGCCCTCACTCCCCCAGCGCTTTCTGCTACGAGAACGAGGTAGCTTTGTGCTGCGGGGATGATGAAGATGAGGAGAATGTGAAAGAGGAGGCAGGGAGCCTGAACATCAGAAGTGAAAGAGAGGACATTCATTTGGGTTTCAAAGAGACATTTGTGGAGGAGCAGAAGGTGGAGATGCTGTGTGTTCTGGACACGGAGAATCAGATCAGCTTTGACAGACTACAGCCTACCCTACCTTTATACATTAGCAGAGAGTCAGGGGTCTAA